The following DNA comes from Ptychodera flava strain L36383 chromosome 23 unlocalized genomic scaffold, AS_Pfla_20210202 Scaffold_24__1_contigs__length_23054250_pilon, whole genome shotgun sequence.
GTTTAAAATTAACGAAGTTGAACTTCATCAACAAAACGTTTTCAATATCAGATGATTAAAGATCACGGCTACAGTCATAGAATGGTGCATGTTAtggaaaataacaataaaaacaggctcccctaaaaacaaaacaaaacaaataaatagttGGTAAACTGTCAAATTAACACCATACTTTATGTGATTTCGTGCAGATCTAGAGTCAGTTAAATATCAATCAACAAATCTCACAAAACATGATATATACTATTCACTTACAGTCTCGATCAATCATATTCAGTAACTGTGTTCATTAACAATAAACTGTATACCTTTAGGTCAGAAATCCTTCTAACGACAATCTTATATTCCTTTTCCCGCTTGTTTGGAAGAAAAGAAACATGGCAATATTTTCCTGTAGAAATTGCTGCTCATGCTACTGACCTATATCTTCATGTAGGTGTTCCTGTCAATAAAATCCCACTGATACGATAGTGACGGGTATCAAATTTGCCGCCCAAATAAAGCATGACCACTAATTGGTCATCTCGGCTCTTCTTACTATCACGAACAGCTGCATTGGACAATTCACCAAACACTCTAACAAATGCGAAAAGAGAGAATTTCTGTTCATGTTCAGAGCGTATGTTGGTTATATGAAGGTTATACGTCAGAACTGTGGTAATGATTGACAGGTCAACGTCATCTAATCATTATGAGCATAATGAATGTGTAATGATGTAGACAAAATTGCTTCATACTTGGTTGCGCGCGTTGCAGTCACTCTcaattttcagaagtttcaattaATGCGAAAAGTTGGTTCCATTTGAAATGAATTGTTACACATGTTAATGACTGCTAAAAAGACACTATTTTGTTCATTCCGAAGTGAGTACAAATGAGCAAAAAAGGCATTCACCAACTGACACTAATGTTGACACTACTGTACCTACAGAAAGATCACAGGATCAATCCCCAACTCAGAAAAACTTCCACTGCTATTGGTCATGACCTTTGGAAACAGTTACAACGGGTGTCTATTCCTTTCTTTTCTGGTGATAAACGGACATATGAAAATTGGAAAGCTGCTTTTACTGCTTGTATTGACCAAGCTCCTGCAACTGCTGAATACAAGTTGCTACAGTTACGTCAGTGCTTGTCAGGGGAAGCACTAAAAGCGATAGAAACCTCGGACATTCCGCGACAGCATATGAAGCTGCAAAAGACAGTTGAATCGAAAATACAGAGGTAAGCGTCGTCAGATTGCTCTTCACATTGAAGAACTTGAGAACTTTAAAGCAATACGCCAAGGGCATCCGAAAGATGTTGAGAAATTTGCTGATTTGTCAGACATAACAGTAATTAATTTGAAGGAAGCTGGTCGAGATGATGAGTTAGGTCAGCGATTGCTCTATATCAAGCTGCAGAAGAAGATGACAAAAACGATGTTATCGCAGTATCATCGTTGGTTATTTGAAAAAGAGAAAATAGAATCGGTAGAGGTACTAAGAGAGTGGATCAACAAAGAAGCAGAATTTCAGACAATTGCTTTTGAAACTGTTGAAGGTCTAAGTGACAAACCTGCAGGTGTTGTCGAATACAAAAAGACAAGGAATACTAACAAAACATTCTTTGGACATAATGAAAGTACATTCGGTTACAATAATAAGCTAGAGGTGGACCCGGACTGTGCAAGTTCTGCAACAATCATCATGGTGTGTGGAAGTGTGAGGAGTTCAAGAAAATGGATGCTGTCAAAAGGTGGGACTTTGCAAAAAGAGCTAAACTATGTTATCGTTGCTTAGGAGACGATCACCAAGGTAAAATGTGTCGTCGAACAAGAATCTGTGGAATAAATGGCTGCAGAGACAACCATAACAGACTTTGCACAAAAGTTTCAGTCCAAGTCGACATATGAGTCCAAATAGGGAAGATGTTGCACCCTGTGGCACTTCTAACAAGGGTATGCTGAACACTTCTGTCCAACAAAAGGCTAATGCTGCATGTAATGATATAGCTACATCCCCCATGGAGGAGGAGCGTCTACGCAAATCAGGTCAGTTGCCTAAtacaacaatgatgtcaaagtcGACCCATCAAGCCAATTTCACTGCACTTCGTACTGTTCCAGTTATCCTGAAGAATGGGAATCGCAGAATTACCGTGAATGCACTTTTGGATGACGCTAGTACAAAGACCTATGTCAATGCTGACATTGCTGCTGAACTTTGTATTAAAGGTGAGCCACAACGAGTGAATGTGAATGTCTTAAATGGACAAATTGAGACTTTTGAGACAATGCCAGTGGAAATCGGACTAGAAAGTGTAAATGGTAGAGTTGATATGAAAGTCACAGCCTTCACTACAGATAAAGTGACGGGCAACATGCAAGTAGTGGACTGGAGTAAGTATGCTGGAAGATGGTCACATCTAGATGGTATCAGCGTTCCAAAACGTGGTTCCAAACCAATTATTGATATTCTCATTGGTATGGACTATGCCGATCTTCACTATTCATACAGAGACATCAGAGGACGTCCTGGTGAACCAATAGCAAGACTGACTCCTCTTGGTTGGACATGTATTGGCAACACTGTTTGCAGTAATGCAGATAAGATGCAGCACCAGACAAATTTCGCTCATACGTATTTTGTGAAGCACTCGTCAGAACTCGCAGAGATCAACAACACCCTAAGGCAGTTTTGGGAGATTGAGGATATTCCAGATATATTAGAAATTCCAGTTCTGAGCAGAGATGACCAAATTGCGTTACACAAGGTCCAAAATTCACTCACGTTTGTAGATGGAAGATACCAGGTAGCTACTCCTTGGAGGGAAGACGTCCCTGAACTACCAAACAACTATGATATGGCTAAACAACGACTTTTGAATACAGAAAAGAAGTTGTTAAAGAACGAGGACATTGGCAAAGCGTACGTTGAAAATATCAGACAATATGTGAACAAAGGATATGTTCACAAGATACCAGAAGCTGAAGCAAACCAAAGCAAATGGTATCTCCCGCACTTCGCAGTAGTACGCCCTGATAGAACTACAACAAAAACTCGCATTGTGTACGATGCTTCAGCCAAGTATGAAGACATAGCTCTGAATGATATTATACACCAAGGTCCTAAATTGCAGCGTGACCTATTTGATGTGCTTCTCCGTTTTCGGAAAATCCCGTTGCCTTGGTTTCAGACATTTCTGAGATGTATTTAAAGATACAGATAGCACCGGAAGCAGGCCATACTTCAGATTTCTCTGGAGAGAGCTACAAACAGATAAACCACCAGATGTGTACGAGTTCAAGCGTGTGGTATTCGGAGCAAACTGTTCACCGTTTCAAGCTCAGTTTGTCACTCAAACACATGCAAAAGCTAATGAAGATGAACTTCCTATGGCAGCAGAAACTGTGTTGAAATCAACATATATGGATGACGGCATGGACTCTGTGATGAATGACGAACAAGGCATCGAACTTTATAGACAATTATCTGAATTATGGAAGAGAGCTGGTAATGCATGCTCATAAGTGGCTATCGAATTCGCCAATAGTATTGTCACAGATACCCACAGAAGATAGGGCTTGCAAGATGGACTTTAATGAAAGCAAACCGAAATTGAAGACACCTGGTGTATGTGGTTGGCAAAAGAAGATGTCTTCACATTTCAACTAAATCCGCCTGAGAAGTTTGTATTCTCGAAACGCAACTTCCTAAAAAAGATTGCTACACTGTTTGACCCACTTGGTATGCTGGCACCTTACATTATCCGAGCAAAAATCCTTCTCCAGGAAATGTGGGCGCTGGACTGGACTGGATGATACACCTGCTACAGATTTAGAGGTAAAAGGTTACAAGTGGTTTTCTGAACTTAATAACCTTGCCAATATCAAAATCCCGAGATGCCTACAACTACCTTCTGAGAAAGACAAATTGTTGACTTTGCATACATTTGTAGATGCATCTCAAGAGGCTTACTGTGCAGTGACCTATGCAAGATATGCTTACGATGATGGTTCGGTACACAGCCAAATTGTAGCTGCAAAAACAAGAGTAGCACCCTTAAAAGCTACAAGTATTCCTCGCCTGGAATTGATGGGAGCAATTTTGGGCTTGCGGCTGGCCACAGCCGCTTCAAGAGCTTTAGAGACCAAACTTAAGCAGTCAACCTTTTGGTCAGACAGCATGGATGTTGTTTGGTGGGTGAGAGGACGTAGTAGACTTTTTAAGCCATTTGGTGCAAATCGTATTGGTGAAATACAGAATTCTACAAGTCCTGATCAGTGGCGGCATGTCCCGACAAAAGACAATCCAGCTGACATTGCAACAAGAGGTGTACAGGCATCGAACTTGGTTGACAACAAAATGTGGTGGAATGGTCCAGACTTTCTATGCAAAGAAGAAGTATACTGGCCTAAAAACACCATCAAAGTATCAGAGAAATCGACCACAGAAACGAGAAGAGGTATCCAACATACAAGCAAAGTACATCTACAGAATGATTGCACTCCAGAGAGTCAATCATACATGAACATAGCTGAGAAAGATGCTAATTGGCGACTCGATCCAATACACTTCTCCTGTTGGAAAAGACTTAACGGATCACTGCAT
Coding sequences within:
- the LOC139124719 gene encoding uncharacterized protein, which produces MSPNREDVAPCGTSNKGMLNTSVQQKANAACNDIATSPMEEERLRKSGQLPNTTMMSKSTHQANFTALRTVPVILKNGNRRITVNALLDDASTKTYVNADIAAELCIKGEPQRVNVNVLNGQIETFETMPVEIGLESVNGRVDMKVTAFTTDKVTGNMQVVDWSKYAGRWSHLDGISVPKRGSKPIIDILIGMDYADLHYSYRDIRGRPGEPIARLTPLGWTCIGNTVCSNADKMQHQTNFAHTYFVKHSSELAEINNTLRQFWEIEDIPDILEIPVLSRDDQIALHKVQNSLTFVDGRYQVATPWREDVPELPNNYDMAKQRLLNTEKKLLKNEDIGKAYVENIRQYVNKGYVHKIPEAEANQSKWYLPHFAVVRPDRTTTKTRIVYDASAKYEDIALNDIIHQGPKLQHASQEAYCAVTYARYAYDDGSVHSQIVAAKTRVAPLKATSIPRLELMGAILGLRLATAASRALETKLKQSTFWSDSMDVVWWVRGRSRLFKPFGANRIGEIQNSTSPDQWRHVPTKDNPADIATRGVQASNLVDNKMWWNGPDFLCKEEVYWPKNTIKVSEKSTTETRRGIQHTSKVHLQNDCTPESQSYMNIAEKDANWRLDPIHFSCWKRLNGSLHGFIGFWKTVSQIKEAQENCCLKSWKMQKLE